AAGCGGCGGATGGCATTGAGAAGCTGGTAGAGAAAGTATTGCTGCTGGCGTAGATTGGGAGTCGCTGACGCTCTTCCCAACCTACAAGTCTGTTTATTTGGCAAGGGTTTCTCAAGCTCGTTGAGCGTGAGCTGAGGCCTGTATTTTAGACACTTCCTGATCAATAAAGTACAGGCCGTTACCTTCTAGACCAATCATATCAATCTTGTCGAGAATGGACTTGAACAGTTTTTCTTCCTCATGCTGTTCAGCTACATACCATTGCAGGAAATTGAACGAACTGTAGTCCTGTTCTGAAAACGCCGTGTGAGCCAGTGAGTTGATGCTGCTGGTCACTTTACACTCGTGATCGTAGGTGCTTTCAAACACCTGGCGAACCGACTCGTATTCATGGGGTGGCGCGTCAATGGTTCCGAGAATCGCCATGGCTCCGGTTTCGTTGACATAATCGAACAGCTTCTGCATGTGCTGCATTTCTTCCCGCGCGTGTTGATGAAAAAATGTGGAGCAGCCATCCAGGCCCTGGGTTTCACACCAGGAAGCCATTTGCAGGTACAGGTTGGAAGAGTAGAACTCCAGGTTAATCTGCTCGTTGAGTTTATCGATCATTGTTTGACTGAGCATAATGAACTCCTTCTGGTTCGATCCGGCTTTTGGATTATAGAACGTAAATCCAGTTGCCCCAACGGCTTTCTCCTTTAAAATGCACTGACTCTGACTACTTTCTACAGTCCGTTTTTACAGCTCATATTAATAAGGTGCAGCAATGAGTGTTGATACGTCGATTTTCTATGATCAGAACACCGTGTTTGGAAAACTAAAGTCGGCCTGCAAAGATGACTGGCATGCCTATTGCCACCATGAATTTGTGCAGCGCGTTGGCGATGGTACGTTGCCGATGGAATGCTTTCAGCACTACCTGCAACAGGACTACCTGTTTTTGCTGCACTATGCCCGGGCTTATGCACTGGCGGTGTATAAGTCAGACAATCCGGACGATATGCGCGCGGCTGTAGACAGTGTTGCCGGAGTCCTGGCTGAAACCAAAGTGCATTTAAGCTACTGCAAAGAATGGAGCCTGACAGAGCAGGACGTTATTCAGGTGCCGGAAGCCCGTGCCAATATGGCGTATACCCGTTATGTGCTGGAGCGTGGTATGGCGGGAGATATTCTCGACTTGCAGGTGGCTCTGTCCGTCTGTTCTGTGGGGTACGCGGAAATAGGTGATCGGCTTATTAATGATCCGGCCACCAAGCGCGAAGGTAACCCTTACTGGGACTGGATTCAGTCGTATGGCGGTGACGAGTATCTTGCCGGTTCGGTAAAAACAATAGAAACCATTGAACGTCTGGCTGAGTCCCGCTTTACAGAAAAACGACTGGTGTCGTTGCAAAAAACCTTTCAGGAAGCGACACGTCTGGAAATCGGTTTTTGGGATATGGGCATCAACTGTTCGTTCTGATGCCTGTTAATTTGAACGCTTTTTGATAGCACCTTGCCAGTGTCTTTTTTGTGACATAAATACGACATTTATGTGACATTAATGTGGCAAAAAAGACCTGAAAACCCCTCCAAAGTCATCAAAAAAAATTACACCGTGCCCGTAAAAACACTGCTTTTGATTACTTTTAATACAGATAAATGACTGAGTTCTGAAGATTTTACATTAGAACGAGGTTCGGTGTTTTGCTGCTTGAAGTGCTACTGGTTAAGTATTGACCCTTTCGGGCGCTCGTTATTTGTTGCGCCCTTGTTCATTGTTAGGTGAAGACCGAGAGGAAATTTATTTTAGTGATAAGGGTATTTATTTTACTGATGTGACGACTGTGTAAGATGCTCTTCATAATCGCCGTCACTGCCGCTGTGCAGGGATGGTTTATTTTCGATCCTGTACTTACACAAAAAATAGCGGCTTTATTTGCCACACAACACATATTTAGTCAGGAGTTAGCAATGCAGAAGAAATTGCTTGCCGCTGTAGTAGCATCCCTCGTTGCCGGTCAGGCAATGGCACTGGAAGTTTATAACGACGACACCACCAGCCTGAGCATCGGCGGTCGTATTGGCGTCAAGGCCGAGAAAGCTGAAGGCAGCAGTGCCGGCATGAAAAACGACAGCTCCCGTATTAACTTCAAGTTTGCCCACAAGCTGGGTAACGGCTGGACCGGTCACGGTGTTGCTGAATGGGGCTTCCGCGCTAAAGACGAGTATAAAGATGGTGCCAAAGAAGACACCTTCTTCAACCGTCTGGGCTTTGTTGGTCTGGATCACGACACTTACGGTAAGATCACTGCTGGTAAGAGCTGGTCCGTAATGTTCGACGTAAACGGCTGGACTGATTCCTACGCCATTGGCGGTGGTAAGGCCATGGGTCTGTACGACGGTCGTTTAGGCGGCGACTTCGACGGTTCTGCCCGTGCTGACGACGTTCTGCAATACCGCAACAGCTTCGGCGGCCTGAACGTAGGTGTTCAGTACCAGCTGGAAGGTCACAATGACGGTGCTTACCTTGAAAACACCGTCGATGATCGTATCAAGCGTAAAAGCGGTGCTGGCGTATCTCTGAGCTACGACCTGCCAATGGGTCTGTCCCTGGGTGCGACTTACGCTGAAACCGAGTACGAAGAAAGCGCTCTCTTCAAAGGTCAGAAAAAGTCCAAAGCAGCAACTGTTGGTACCAAGTTTGAAAACGAAATGCTGAAACTGGCTGCTACCTACGGTCAATTCGAGAACAAGACCAGCACCATTAAGTCTGCTGGCGATCTGGACAAAAAGTCTACCGGTCTGGAACTGTTCGCTCAGGTGAACCTGCCACAGGTTGTTGACGGCTTCGCTCTGTACACTGGTTACAACCAGCTGGAAGCTGACAAGCAAATGGTTTCCGGTAAAGAAGCTAACAGCAAGGCTGAGTTCAAGGAATTTGCCTTGGGTGCCATCTACAAGACTGGCCCAATGCAGTTCGCTTTCGAATGGGCTGATGGTGAGCGTAAAGGTCACGATGGCAAGAAGATCAAGGACAAGAGTGGCGACACCTACTCTGTTAACGCTCGCTACTACTTCTAATCATTCCTACCGAATGATGAGTTAGCGGCGGTTACAGACCGTGTCTGAAAAGCTCCGTGGTGAAAAGCTACGGAGCTTTTTTGCGTCTGGTCAGGTTAAATCTTTCTTCTCTGCTCCCTCGGTTTTTTCCAGCAGGGAAGAGACAATCAGGCGTTCCAGTTTGTCGATGCGGTCGTCGAATTTTTTCTCCATTTTATCGAACCTATCATCCATTTTATCGAACCTATCATCCATTTTATCAAACCGCTCATCATGCTCCGCCTGTTTACGCTTTATATCGCACAGCTCACGCTCAAACTGTCGCTGCTCTTTTAGAATAAGACAGACAACGTCGTGTGTTCCACGAATCACTACGTCCCATCGTGCCTGCTGAATTTCCAGAGCTTCAACCCGTTGTTCAATGCCCATGATTTTTACCTCTTATTTGCTCATGGATTATTTTTTGAGTGGCGTAATGAAAGTAGCAGAAAGTCAGGTTAAATCCTTTTTTTCTATTCCTTCCACTTTGTTTGCCAGCGCAGAGACAATCAGGCGTTCCAGTTTATCGAAGCGGTCGTCTATTTTTTCAAACTTTGCGTCTATTTTTTCAAACTTTGCATCGATTTTATCGAACCTCTCGTCATGATCTACCAGCTTGCGCTCAAGCTGCCGTTGCTCTTTTAGGATAAGACAGACAACGTCGTGTGTTCCCCGAATCACCACGTCCCATCGTGCCTGCTGAATTTCCAGATCTTCAACCCGTTGCTCAATGCCCATGTCTTTTACCTCTTATATTTGCGTCATGGATTATTTTTTGAGTGGCGCAATGAACATAGCAGAGATTGTTCGGGCTTAGGGAAGCAGCAGAACATAATATACCGCTGTTGGCTGTTGGCTGTTGGCTGTTGGCTGTTGGCTGTTGGCTGTTGGCGGTTGGCTGTACGAGCAGCTAATAGCCAAAAGCCAACAGCCCGGTAAGTTATTGAATGCTGCGCCCCTTAGGGTATAAACGACAGGGAAATATCTTCACATAACAGCGATCAGTGGTGCCTTATCCTGTCGACAATCCAGGTTTTGATCAGTGCCTGTCGACTGATGCCAATTGTGCTGGCTTCTTTGTCCAGCTCATCCACAACCCATGCGGGAAAGTCGATGTTAACCCTTTTGGCCTCAAGGTTTGGTCGCTGGGGGTTGTCAGTATCGAAGTACTCCAGAACATCTTCACCGTTATCAAATTTTTTATCTATGTCTTTAGCTTTCATATAGAGCTACCTCGTTTTTTCTGGATCGGCGTACTGAAATAATTCTGATTTTCTCACCTCGTCTTGTTGCTATGGCAGTCCAGTGTTTTAACTGTATCTGGCCAATGAACAGAAGCCGAATTTCATCAGTTTTCACCTTCGATTGCAGACAGACGAGCTTGCTGTCTTGCCACGGCCGGATTGATTCATCCTTGGTAGTCAGACTTTTGGCTTCGTCGTATTCAAACTGGGTATTACCCATTATTTAATACCATTATTGTTCTTGCAAGGATAAAAATAGTATATTTTATGAGTATATCAAACTAAAGCTCAATGACTGTCTTTGTTCCAGCCTGCTCCGACAGACATCGGTTCAACACCTCCGGCAGACTTTCTCCTTTACACATCCAAACCTCTTCACCTTCATCAAAATCAAAATGAAACCCACCACTTTTTGCCGCCAGCCAGAGTTGCAGCAGAGGTGTCTGGCGACTGAGGATAACCTTGCTGTTGTCGGGACAGGTCAGGGTCAGAATTCCGGCTGAGGTTTCATAATCAATATCCAGATCCTGTTCTTCAATGGCGTCTTCAATAGCCATCATCAATTCATCAAGGTTCCGGTTAAACTGGTTTTCGTTCATAGGTTTACTCAGTAAGGTGTCAGGGTTTGTCGATGGGAGTTGTCAATTTCGTCGTAAAATCTCGCCTTTATCTCTTCAGGGTGCAATCGGGCGAAGAGTGTCAGCGTATCAGGACGACCAGTGCGAGCAGCCCGGATTATCATCCTCCTGGCCTCTCCGGCCTGACTGGCGATTATTCACTGGTTCCCAGTCCGGGTTGTTTTCAGATGGCTGCTCCTGATTATCAATCGTCAAGTCTATATCTGATAGTACAGTAACGCTGATTTCCTGACCGGTTGCTATGTCTCTGAGTTGATAGACTTTTGGTTTTGATTTTTTTTTCGATTTATTATGACCACTACCAGTTTCCAGCTGTATCAGTGGCAAAATCCTATAGCCTAGTCTTACTTTCTGGCAAAGCCGTGGGCCATTCTTTATATCGGGTTGTATCAGGGCAACCAGGGTTAAGTGAATCGCTTTCATAAGGTTGGCGTCGTTCATATGAAAAGCCGCAAGTGGCAAGCCGTGGCTGTACAGACCCCTTACCATATACATGCCTCTTGTGGATAAATCGGTATGCTCACTAGAGTGACCATGACGTAATGGTGAAGAGATTGTCGGCCTTATTGATACCCCGTCAACAGACCCGGACTCTGTCGGTATTTCGTGTAAAGGGGGCAAAGTGTACGGAATATAGCTCTCGCTCTTCGGATAATGAACCCAGCTAAATGAATGACGAACCTGTTTAAGGAAGGTATCGATTATAAGGGATGAAGGAAGGGGCTCTGTATTACTTTCAAAAGTCCGTTGATAGCGGGAACCTATAGACATAATTGAAACTCTAATCTTTCCTTCTACGATAAAGGAACGAAATGCCAGCATCCGGTAGGTGTTGTTTATCCCTAGCATTAACACTGAACAGGCTCTATGATCGTCATCAATGCGCAGGCCTCCCACAATGCGCACGCCCTTTTTGTCCGGCCGGGGTTCGATAATTAAATAATTTCGGTAATGGCAATGGCCTGAAGGTGCCATAAAAAGTGCTGTAAAAAAGAGAGGTATAACTAAAAAAGCATGTTTCATTAAAGGCTCCGAAGGAAAGATTATTCCTGGTACATCGCTTCATTATGTCTGACTTGTAGGTTGGGAAGAGTGCAACGACTCCCAACACGGGAGCTCAATGTTATTCACCGTGTTGTGAGTTACCCTAAAGTGCACAAGCATTTCGTTCTTCCCAGCCTACGCAACAAGTCATAGTCATTGAAATGATGTACTAGAGTCCGGGCGGGTTCCATAGTTATACTGTTGTGGTTGGCAACCAGATAATCTTATTGTTACAGAAGCCCCCGGAGAACAATGAATGATAGTAGCTTTTAAATTAACAGCGAAGGTAATGACCATACTGGTTTTCTGTACCTTCCTGCTAGCAGGGTGTGGGCAGAAAGGTGACCTCTACCTGCCGGAAAACGCTTCTGCCCCTGCGCTCACGCCACAATAAAGCACAGAGAAGACACGGCGCCTGAAGCAGTCATTGAACGAACAAGAGATAAGACAGATTCATGAACTGGTTTTCCTATCGTGATGGTGCGCTGCATGCCGAACAGGTGGCAATGTCACGTATCGCTGAAGAGTTTGGCACCCCCGCTTATGTGTATTCCCGTGCCGGGCTGGAAGCGGGTTATAAAGCTTATCGGAAGGCTTTACACGATGTTCCTCACCTGATCGCCTATGCGGTAAAAGCCAATGGCAATCTGGCGGTGTTGAACCTTCTTGCCAGTCTGGGAGCAGGCTTTGATATTGTTTCCGTGGGCGAGCTTGAACGGGTTCTGGCGGCTGGTGGCGACCCTGGCAGAGTGGTGTTTTCAGGGGTAGGAAAGCAGCGTGAAGAAATTCAGCGCGCCCTGGAAGTGGGCGTGCATTGCTTTAATGTTGAGTCTGAAACCGAACTGGATCGGATTCAGCAGATAGCAGAATCCATGAATAAACAAGCCGCGGTTTCACTGCGGGTCAATCCCGATGTTGACGCACAAACCCA
Above is a genomic segment from Endozoicomonas euniceicola containing:
- the brnA gene encoding type II toxin-antitoxin system BrnA family antitoxin translates to MKAKDIDKKFDNGEDVLEYFDTDNPQRPNLEAKRVNIDFPAWVVDELDKEASTIGISRQALIKTWIVDRIRHH
- a CDS encoding BrnT family toxin, which encodes MGNTQFEYDEAKSLTTKDESIRPWQDSKLVCLQSKVKTDEIRLLFIGQIQLKHWTAIATRRGEKIRIISVRRSRKNEVALYES
- the lptM gene encoding LPS translocon maturation chaperone LptM, which translates into the protein MTILVFCTFLLAGCGQKGDLYLPENASAPALTPQ
- the ftnA gene encoding non-heme ferritin, encoding MLSQTMIDKLNEQINLEFYSSNLYLQMASWCETQGLDGCSTFFHQHAREEMQHMQKLFDYVNETGAMAILGTIDAPPHEYESVRQVFESTYDHECKVTSSINSLAHTAFSEQDYSSFNFLQWYVAEQHEEEKLFKSILDKIDMIGLEGNGLYFIDQEVSKIQASAHAQRA
- the cyaY gene encoding iron donor protein CyaY, translated to MNENQFNRNLDELMMAIEDAIEEQDLDIDYETSAGILTLTCPDNSKVILSRQTPLLQLWLAAKSGGFHFDFDEGEEVWMCKGESLPEVLNRCLSEQAGTKTVIEL
- the tenA gene encoding thiaminase II — protein: MSVDTSIFYDQNTVFGKLKSACKDDWHAYCHHEFVQRVGDGTLPMECFQHYLQQDYLFLLHYARAYALAVYKSDNPDDMRAAVDSVAGVLAETKVHLSYCKEWSLTEQDVIQVPEARANMAYTRYVLERGMAGDILDLQVALSVCSVGYAEIGDRLINDPATKREGNPYWDWIQSYGGDEYLAGSVKTIETIERLAESRFTEKRLVSLQKTFQEATRLEIGFWDMGINCSF
- a CDS encoding porin, whose translation is MQKKLLAAVVASLVAGQAMALEVYNDDTTSLSIGGRIGVKAEKAEGSSAGMKNDSSRINFKFAHKLGNGWTGHGVAEWGFRAKDEYKDGAKEDTFFNRLGFVGLDHDTYGKITAGKSWSVMFDVNGWTDSYAIGGGKAMGLYDGRLGGDFDGSARADDVLQYRNSFGGLNVGVQYQLEGHNDGAYLENTVDDRIKRKSGAGVSLSYDLPMGLSLGATYAETEYEESALFKGQKKSKAATVGTKFENEMLKLAATYGQFENKTSTIKSAGDLDKKSTGLELFAQVNLPQVVDGFALYTGYNQLEADKQMVSGKEANSKAEFKEFALGAIYKTGPMQFAFEWADGERKGHDGKKIKDKSGDTYSVNARYYF